A single region of the Anaerostipes rhamnosivorans genome encodes:
- a CDS encoding phage tail assembly chaperone, whose protein sequence is MNLIDKLLQIDKKKITEKKEKTYESGRMQELIGDPKITIREIDPERLSELQCNAVNAETGKPDLTKMYDINLLITTEGVVNPDLRDKGLQEHFGAATPKDLAKMIFKNEVMEIADAISELGAPSVKAETIKN, encoded by the coding sequence ATGAATTTGATTGATAAATTATTACAGATTGATAAAAAGAAGATAACAGAGAAGAAAGAAAAAACATATGAGTCAGGCAGAATGCAAGAATTAATCGGAGATCCGAAAATTACAATCAGGGAAATTGATCCGGAAAGGTTATCTGAATTACAGTGTAATGCAGTAAACGCAGAGACAGGTAAACCGGATCTGACAAAAATGTATGACATTAACCTGCTTATTACAACAGAAGGAGTAGTGAATCCAGACCTAAGGGATAAAGGTCTTCAAGAGCATTTTGGAGCAGCCACTCCAAAAGATCTGGCAAAGATGATATTTAAAAATGAGGTCATGGAGATTGCTGATGCAATTTCCGAATTGGGTGCACCATCAGTTAAGGCGGAAACAATAAAAAACTAA
- a CDS encoding phage tail tube protein: protein MAEAIGLEAKYKITKADVNQTGTLTKGKKITEIEGTGTLKLNKVSSYMLKLLLEDVKQGKMPDITIISNLKDPAAAGNERVKITGVSFDELTIADWEAGKLGEESYAFTFENAELIDAV, encoded by the coding sequence ATGGCTGAAGCGATTGGGTTAGAGGCAAAATATAAGATTACAAAAGCAGATGTAAACCAGACCGGGACACTCACAAAAGGAAAGAAGATCACGGAGATTGAGGGAACTGGTACATTAAAATTAAATAAAGTGTCCTCGTATATGTTGAAACTGTTGCTTGAGGATGTAAAACAAGGGAAAATGCCGGATATAACGATTATTTCAAATCTAAAAGATCCAGCCGCAGCTGGGAATGAGCGAGTAAAAATAACCGGCGTAAGCTTTGATGAATTAACGATAGCGGACTGGGAAGCTGGAAAATTAGGTGAAGAGTCATATGCATTTACTTTTGAAAATGCAGAATTGATTGACGCGGTATAG